A genomic region of Corticium candelabrum chromosome 6, ooCorCand1.1, whole genome shotgun sequence contains the following coding sequences:
- the LOC134181628 gene encoding nephrocystin-3-like yields MSAAIENFEKSLTLKRNQSDVNELAISITITNLAFCYQTSGQLDRALVLYEEAFTIRTKVLPSFHPSLALVMRRLSSCYLQQGRVDRAMLLAMDALDVASSSLPSKHPDLGWYLNSAASCHRNSRSFDEAIRLYKRAADIFSHHLRTEAASLSVVNHNLAVLYNKFGQNDKAVELITESIKIQKETLPENHPSIAHC; encoded by the exons ATGTCTGCTGCAATAGAGAACTTTGAAAAGAGTTTAACTTTGAAGAGAAATCAGTCAGATGTCAACGAGTTGGCGATATCCATCA CTATCACAAATCTTGCATTCTGTTATCAAACGAGTGGACAACTAGACCGAGCTCTCGTGTTGTATGAAGAAGCGTTCACAATCAGAACAAAAGTCTTACCGTCTTTTCATCCGTCATTAGCTTTGG TAATGAGACGTCTTTCTTCCTGCTACCTTCAGCAAGGACGGGTGGATCGTGCGATGCTGTTGGCCATGGATGCTTTAGATGTAGCGTCATCATCGTTGCCCAGCAAACATCCCGACTTGGGATGGT ATTTGAACTCAGCTGCTTCATGTCATCGCAATTCAAGATCGTTTGATGAAGCTATTCGATTGTATAAAAGAGCGGCAGATATTTTCAGTCATCACCTGCGTACAGAGGCCGCCTCACtatctgtcg TGAATCATAACCTCGCTGTGCTGTATAATAAATTTGGACAAAATGACAAAGCGGTGGAACTCATAACAGAAAGTATAAAAATCCAGAAAGAAACCCTACCTGAAAACCATCCGAGCATTGCTCATTGTTAG